The sequence TATAACTTATTGATTATAAGGTTATTAGATGGATATAAAATGATTTATGAACAGTATAATTTCATTAAATTGAATTTCGTACTGCATAAGTACAATATATATTTGTTATCACAATGTGAAATTACATTAAATTAATGAATATGAATAGAGAGAAAGTTCAAATTTTTGACACCACTTTGCGCGATGGTGAACAAGTTCCAGGATGTAAGTTAGATACTAAACAAAAATTAGTTATCGCAGAACGACTAGACAAAATGGGAGTTGATATTATCGAAGCAGGTTTTCCTGTGTCAAGTCCGGGCGATTTTTTATCGGTCTCTGAGATTTGTAAAATTGTAGAAAATGCAACCGTCTGCGGATTGACAAGAGCCGTGAAAAATGACATTGATGTTGCTGCAGCTGCCTTGAAGCACGCGAAGAAACCTAGAATCCATACCGGAATCGGAACCTCAGAATCTCATATCCTCCACAAATTACAAACCACGCCCGAAGATATTATTGCTAGAGCAAAATTTGCAGTTTCTCACGCAAAATCTTATGTAGAAGATGTTGAATTCTATGCTGAAGACGCTGGAAGAACTGATAATGCGTTTTTGGCAAAAGTTTGTGAAGAAGTGATCAAATCTGGTGCAACTGTATTAAATATTCCTGATACAACAGGATATTGCCTTCCGGAAGAGTACGGAGCAAAAATTAAATATTTGAAAGAAAACGTAAAAGGAATTGAAAATGTAATTCTTTCATGCCACTGTCATAATGATTTAGGAATGGCAACTGCAAACTCAATTGCAGGAGCTATAAATGGAGCAAGACAAATTGAATGTACCATTAATGGTATTGGTGAAAGAGCTGGAAATACAGCACTTGAAGAAGTGGTGATGATTTTCAAACAACACCCTTACTTAAATTTGGATACAAACATCAATACGAGAGAATTAAACGAAATGAGCCGTTTGGTTTCTGAAAGTATGGGAATGATTGTACAGCCAAATAAAGCGATTGTTGGAGCAAATGCATTCGCGCACAGTTCTGGAATTCACCAAGACGGTGTTATCAAAAACAGAGCAACGTACGAGATCATGGATCCGTTAGATGTTGGTGTGAATGAATCTTCAATCATTTTAACTGCTAGAAGCGGAAGAGCAGCTTTGGCTTACCGTGCAAAAAAAATAGGCTATGAGCTTACAAAAGTACAATTGGATATTGTATATATTGAGTTTTTGAAATTCGCTGATATTAAAAAGGAAGTTGTTGATGCTGATATTCATCAAATTATTGAAGCTTCAAAAATTCAGGGAGAATTAATCAGAAGCTAGTTGAAAAGAAAATAGAATAAAGAAGAAAGAAAAATAACAAAGATTTAAATCATAAAGAACGAGACGTTATGAATTTGAAAATAGCAGTTTTACCAGGAGACGGAATTGGACCAGAAGTAATTTTACAAGCCAAAAAAGCATTATACGCTATTGGTGAGGTGTATAATCACGAATTTGTTTTTGAAGAGGCACTTATGGGTGCTGTTGCAATTGATAAAACAGGAAATCCGCTCCCGGAACAAACGCTAAATCTTTGTTTAAATACAGATGCAGTTTTGCTTGGTGCAATTGGTGATCCAAAATACGATAACAACCCAAATGCAAAGGTTCGTCCTGAACAAGGATTATTAAAACTGCGAAAAGAATTAGGATTGTTTGCTAATATTCGTCCAATTAAGCCTTATAAAGCTTTAATTGAATCTTCTCCTTTAAAAAGAGAAATTATTGAAGGAGCTGATTTTACCATTTTTAGAGAATTAACAGGTGGAGCTTATTTTGGCACAAAAACACTTAATGAAGAAGGAACACATGCTTCAGATTTATGTGAATATTCAGAAGAAGAAATTACCAGAATTGCACATTTAGCTTTTAAATCGGCTCAAAAAAGACGTAAAAAGCTGACAATGGTTGATAAAGCAAATGTTTTGGAAACTTCAAGATTGTGGAGAAAAGTAGTTCAGAAAGTGAGTGAAGAGTATTCAGATGTTAAACTTGATTTCTTATTTGTTGACAACGCAGCAATGCAGTTGATTTTGAATCCAAAACAATTTGATGTGATTTTGACTGAGAATTTGTTTGGAGATATTTTATCTGATGAAGCCAGCGTAATTACTGGATCTATTGGTTTGTTGCCGTCAATTTCTTTAGGAGAAAAAAATGCTTTGTTTGAGCCAATTCACGGATCGTATCCGCAGGCAAAAGGAAAAAATATTGCCAATCCGATTGCTTCGATTTTGGCAGCAGCACTTTTGTTGGAGCATTTTGGATTAACTAAAGAAGCTAATGTAATTTATAAAGCGGTAGAAAAAGCAATTGAATACCAGGTGGTTACAGTTGATTTGAAATCAGATTCAAAATTTGGAACAAACGAGGTTGGAGAGTTTGTTTCTAATTTTATTTTTAGCAAAGATGATTTGCTGTATTTCAATAATGATAACGTAAGTATTGGGCAATCGACAATTGTTTAATATTTTTTGTTAAAACGTAGAGGAAATAACAAGAAGTCTTTAAAATGTTGAGATTTTATTTTTTTAGTTCTTAAAGTTTGTTTACTTTTGTGACACTAAAAAATAGAAAAGATGCAAATCTCAGTTATTATTATTACTTCTGTCGTTGTTGTCAATGTGATTAGCACATCTGCGTCGGGAATGGTATAAATATAATTGAAAGACTATATTATAAACCTTCCAAATACTGGAAGGTTTTTTTTTGAACAAAAATTAAAATAAAATAATACATAATGGAATTAAATAAGTACAGCAAGACCATCACTCAAGATCAGACACAGCCTGCAGCGCAAGCGATGTTATACGGGATTGGTTTAACTGAAGAAGACTTGAAAAAAGCACAAGTTGGAATTGTGAGCATGGGTTACGATGGTAACACTTGCAACATGCACTTGAATGATTTAGCTAAAGATGTCAAAAAAGGTGTTTGGGATGCTGATCTGGTCGGACTTATTTTTAATACTATTGGTGTTAGTGACGGAATTTCAAACGGAACTGAAGGAATGCGTTATTCATTAGTTTCTCGTGATGTAATTGCTGATTCTATTGAAACAGTTGCCGGAGCACAATGGTACGATGGTATAATTGCAATTCCTGGATGTGACAAAAATATGCCTGGAGCACTTATTGCAATGGGAAGATTGAACCGTCCATCAATGATGGTTTACGGAGGATCTATTCATTCAGGAAAATGGAAAGGAGAATCTTTGAATATCGTTTCTGCTTTTGAAGCTTTAGGGAAAAAAGTGAAAGGCGAAATTACTCCAGAAGATTTTAAAGGCGTTATCCAAAATGCTTGTCCAGGCGCTGGCGCTTGCGGCGGTATGTACACTGCAAATACAATGTCATCTGCAATTGAAGCATTAGGAATGAGTATGCCATATAGTTCTT comes from Flavobacterium sp. KACC 22761 and encodes:
- the leuB gene encoding 3-isopropylmalate dehydrogenase, whose amino-acid sequence is MNLKIAVLPGDGIGPEVILQAKKALYAIGEVYNHEFVFEEALMGAVAIDKTGNPLPEQTLNLCLNTDAVLLGAIGDPKYDNNPNAKVRPEQGLLKLRKELGLFANIRPIKPYKALIESSPLKREIIEGADFTIFRELTGGAYFGTKTLNEEGTHASDLCEYSEEEITRIAHLAFKSAQKRRKKLTMVDKANVLETSRLWRKVVQKVSEEYSDVKLDFLFVDNAAMQLILNPKQFDVILTENLFGDILSDEASVITGSIGLLPSISLGEKNALFEPIHGSYPQAKGKNIANPIASILAAALLLEHFGLTKEANVIYKAVEKAIEYQVVTVDLKSDSKFGTNEVGEFVSNFIFSKDDLLYFNNDNVSIGQSTIV
- a CDS encoding 2-isopropylmalate synthase, producing MNREKVQIFDTTLRDGEQVPGCKLDTKQKLVIAERLDKMGVDIIEAGFPVSSPGDFLSVSEICKIVENATVCGLTRAVKNDIDVAAAALKHAKKPRIHTGIGTSESHILHKLQTTPEDIIARAKFAVSHAKSYVEDVEFYAEDAGRTDNAFLAKVCEEVIKSGATVLNIPDTTGYCLPEEYGAKIKYLKENVKGIENVILSCHCHNDLGMATANSIAGAINGARQIECTINGIGERAGNTALEEVVMIFKQHPYLNLDTNINTRELNEMSRLVSESMGMIVQPNKAIVGANAFAHSSGIHQDGVIKNRATYEIMDPLDVGVNESSIILTARSGRAALAYRAKKIGYELTKVQLDIVYIEFLKFADIKKEVVDADIHQIIEASKIQGELIRS